From a single Phalacrocorax aristotelis chromosome 1, bGulAri2.1, whole genome shotgun sequence genomic region:
- the LOC142057772 gene encoding struthiocalcin-2-like, whose translation MGPTRTLRLGLLGCLLLVPWLRGQELAACAWGWVPSEEGCYGFFPRELSWRRAEAFCQRFGAGTHLASVHSAEEHQAIATLLSSRSGNDSEEEEARDDGIWIGLHRPLGSRRWQWSDSSEVDYGSWHRQPSSRRRACVALQDSADFMTWYSDVCADRKPFICKSTA comes from the exons ATGGGACCGACGAGGACGCTGAGGCTCGGCCTGCTGGGCTGCCTGCTGCTCGTCCCCTGGCTGCGCG ggcaggagctggccgCCTGCGCCTGGGGCTGGGTGCCCTCCGAGGAGGGGTGCTACGGCTTCTTCCCCCGGGAGCTGAGCTGGAGAAGGGCAGAG GCCTTTTGCCAGCGCTTCGGGGCGGGCACCCACCTGGCCTCGGTGCACAGCGCGGAGGAGCACCAGGCCATCGCCACCCTGCTCTCCTCCCGCTCCGGCAATgacagtgaggaggaggaggccagGGACGATGGCATCTGGATCGGCCTCCACCGTCCCCTGGGG AGCCGCCGCTGGCAGTGGTCGGACAGCTCAGAGGTGGACTATGGCTCCTGGCACCGGcagcccagctccaggaggagaGCCTGCGTTGCACTGCAGGACTCCGCTG ATTTCATGACGTGGTACAGCGACGTCTGCGCCGACAGAAAACCCTTCATCTGCAAGTCCACTGCCTAG